A region from the Melospiza georgiana isolate bMelGeo1 chromosome 10, bMelGeo1.pri, whole genome shotgun sequence genome encodes:
- the LOC131087667 gene encoding olfactory receptor 14A16-like — translation MSNSSSISHFLLLALADKPQLQLLHFCLLLGISLAALLGNGLIISAVACGHHLHTPMFFFLLNLALSDLGSICTTVPKAMHNSLWDTRNISYSGCSAQLFLFVFFISAEYYLLTVMCYDRYVSICKPLHYGTLLGSRACAHMAAAAWASAFLNALLLTANTFSLPLCHGNALGQFFCEIPHILKLSCSQSFLREHGYLLVNMCLSFGCFVFIVFSYVQIFRAVLRIPSEQGRHKAFSTCLPHLAVVSLFLSTIMFAYLKPPSISYPSLDLALSVLYSVVPPALNPPIYSLRNQELKAAVWRLMTGCFQKH, via the coding sequence atgtccaacagcagctccatcagccacttcctcctgctggcattggcagacaaaccgcagctgcagctcctccacttctgcctcctgctgggcatctccctggctgccctcctgggcaacggcctcatcatcagcgctgTAGCCTgtggccaccacctgcacacgcccatgttcttcttcctgctcaacctggccctcagcgacctgggctccatctgcaccactgtccccaaagccatgcacaattccctctgggacaccaggaacatctcctactCAGGATGTTCTGCACAGCTCTTTCTGTTTGTCTTTTTCATCTCAGCAGAGTATTACCTCCTGACCGTGatgtgctatgaccgctacgtgtccatctgcaaacccctgcactacgggaccctcctgggcagcagagcttgtgcccacatggcagcagctgcctgggccagtgcctttctcaatgctttgctgctcacagccaatacattttccctgcccctgtgccatggcaatgccctgggccagttcttctgtgaaatcccacacatcctcaagctctcctgctcacaatCCTTCCTCAGGGAACACGGGTATCTTCTGGTCAATATGTGTTTAtcatttggttgttttgtgttcattgttttctcctatgtgcagattttcagggctgtgctgaggatcccctctgagcagggacggcacaaagccttttccacctgcctccctcacctggccgtgGTCTCTCTATTCCTCAGCACTATCATGTTTGCCTACCTAAAGCCCCCCTCCATCTCCtacccatccctggatctggccctgtcagttctgtactcggtggtgcctccagccctgaacccccccatctacagcctgaggaaccaggagctcaaggctgcagtgtggagactgatgactggatgctttcagAAGCATTAA